The region AAACTTCCTCACACGGTAATTGGGCTAGTACAATTATGTATTAGAACTgaaatttggaagcgatatcttAAAATCTGTCGGGACATGAGGtccgagaagttgtaattttggcgtcAATATAACGTCCGAGAAAATTGAGCTTAAAGATTTCGCGTGCATTTCACGGTCTGCTGAATAACTCCGCCCCTTGCTTGAAAGCCAATTACgctgagccaatcagcattcGGGCAGGTGCTAAGGTAGCAGATCGTACGTTAAgactgtcaattgacacccgaGAGTCAATTGCTAATGGCTCCTGTTCGGATTTGATTGGACATCTCTGGCTTTGTTTGCTCATTGACCAACCAGAATGCTTGGTTTACTACCTTTTTTGCATTCTACACTGTGatgttacctgaaaactgcatttctcttagccaatcagaatggagtaattttttcatgtatagatggttttcgatcacgtgatgagacggccacgttggtgcacaaaacaatagcaaattatggctcatgttttgcattataatacagtcaattcccaaaagacttttttctatataatgttctgtgcaccaacgtCAGGTTAAAACCATCTACATTATTAAAATTGTATGGTGTCATCAACAATGGTGACTGaagtaaataaatgaattataATCATAATTCAAAAACAGATATGGAATTCTGCAGCGCATATTGCCAAGAATTAGCTGGGTTTGGACCACCCTAAGACACAAACTCCACTTAAACACATCTGATGTATCTCTTTGAATGAAGTCACCGTGAGCTGAGATCCAAAATTTGcaccgtcaagagttataaaCAACccggagcccatgactaggagcgaacaacagccacGTATTCCTGCcacagcgttttcacagaccgatatatttttagtttgaatttctcgcgaatgagactccctgAAGAACCCGATGGCGAATTACATgcaactaacttgacgtcatagcgccaccgaaccggaacttcctttgttttgttgcagaaaaggtagtctaaaattagatcggtctgtaaaaatgccgtaggcttagtatgggagttgttcgctcctgAAACAACCTTAGTGCCGGATCACACTAGGATACAAAAACATCGTCATAAAGGCTGCCAATTTCGAAAAAGAAATGGCAAAGCCAAACTTTTTGTTCGGTAtcctggtaaaaaaaaaacgccttGCCCGGAGGCAAGACACCAGCTCCTCTGAAGTTGGGTAGTATTTGACTAGAATTTGTAAGGTTCTCGCGCCTCGGTTGCACTCTTCTAAGCGTTGTGATTGACCTTTGTTTTTCTACAAACGAATGAAAAATCCGCTAACGCAACTGGGCCCAAAGTAACGTCGGCCAATGACAAGATATATTTTATCGCGGGATTATTTAATCAACACTCGGGAGTAAATCGATGGTTGCTTCGTTATGTTTTGGCCGCGATTGGGCCGCGACTGGCATCGTGATAAGTAGTTTTGAATTTTTGCTCGACGCCAAATCGCAACGACGCAGCTATCGATTTACTCCCGCGTGCCCGTGTAGATCCTGCCATTTACGCAGGCTAATGACAAGATGCACATCACGATTCGATTACGATTATCTGACGCACGCGTGGCGTTAAACTGGTCTTGACTTTTAAGAAGACTAATGGGTTATTGACATGAGACCGGGAAGGGAAAGCACACTTTGGCCATCCCTCAAAAGGAGGTTGGACACTTCGTAACAATTGCACGACCCAATATACCGGGACGAAcactagcctgtgtacagcctcCCGctctcctaaaaaaaaaaaatggagaggagcgtctgtgatttgcCGTTGATAGACGTGTTCGAGGCCACGTGACTTTTTCTGGAATGTCTGGAAAATTAtgtgattggttattacccccAATtgttacatcattgaaacaacgacttttgattggcttttgtTCCTTTGAAACAACATCTTTCGTTGACACCAAGAACACCGTGAaagattttacgatgagttcgtaTGTACTTTGTGGATTGTGCATGGTAAAAAGAGCGAATAGAAATCTTGCTGATGGTCTTAGAGGTAACACTTTTAAAGTACAAGAGGAATATGGAGTGTAAATTGGAAAGCGATTCCACGTACATTTGTTGGAATTGTTTGTCAGCGCTGAAGAAACGAAGGGCGCTCCTGGcgaatcttcacgaggtgaatagcacgactcccctcccccctctcttCATTTTTTGCTCGGTCAAAAGTTATCTTCTGTGAAACccaacggaaacgcttgctacgcaggctattacAGACAAAAACGAAAATTTATGATCGGGTGCTCATTTCCTTCACTTTATaacctcaaattttgtcgcTTCACACATTGGTACGACAAAAGAGTAAAGAAATGTACCGAAGTGTAAAACCTATCGCTTTGTAGCCTTCTGGTTCTTGCCCGCTACGTCACCACTTATTCTCCTCTTTTTTGAAGCCAGCTCACCGGGCCGCGCATAACCCAAGGTCAGTTCGCAAAATGTTTGCAATGCGCAGTTGTTTGATCTAGTGTGTGACAGCTAAAATTAATGACAGAGCTGGACACATTTTTACACATTTCACGGTCAATTTGCTGTTACCATGACGAAAGTTGCAGCTCACATTGCAACCAGGCTGACAACCAGAAAAGTTTGATTATCCTCAGGCTCTGGATTGAAGAAATTTGACAGTAGATTAGAAAGATGGCAGACAGTGTGATTCTAAGGTAAAGGAGAGAGAAGATGTTCTTGCTGCCTTGCGTTACCGCACACAGCAAGTCACTCCGCCTTCTCGTAACACTTTTGAGGGACGAAAACAGCTGGTTTTTCCGTCATCCCGTACATTCAATGGGTTACAGGATCTATCAAGAACGTTTTGAGTAGCCACAACGTAAAAGCTGCCCCGCAAACCCTTTCCAGACGTGCTCAGTCATATTTTTGCCAAACCTAAGGATCTCGAACTGAAGGAAAAAGGAACTGACGCCGTTTACTAAAGCCATTCCGTGCAATGACTGTGATCAAGAGTATCTACCGGACAGACCAAACGTCAGTTTAGCGCATGTTTGAAGGAGCATCCAGAGGCGGTTTTTCTTTGCAAGGAGGAAACTGCGTTGAAGAAGCATGCTTGCCAATATAACCACGCAATTGCGTGGGGggtaattttaattatttaattccaCCAACCTGCGGTATCATCAACACCGTTATTTGGAAGATTGGCACATAAATGCCGCCTACGACTTTTGATCCCCCCCGATGAAAACACTAGACAGGAGTGTCGAAACTTTTGAAGCTAATTTCAAGTTTCTTCAAACAGATTGTTACCAACTGATTGTTaccaaatgaaagaaaacattaatttaaagctacttaaatGTTATAAGGTACTCAGGATAACACTGAGAGTCGTAAAATACAACAAAGATCGTTGGGTTCCCTGTGTTGTCGACAACTGACTCATACAGAATCTCTGGAATGGAAGGATTTTTCGGAGGAGGAACAATCATGGCTGAGTTGCCTACACAACATTGCCCAACAAGGACGCGGGCGAGGTACATGTAGCGAGACCCAGCTCCACCCCCTGCATATCCAACGGAGTAAGAGGCATCTCTGGCAAAGTACACCCCGCGTCCAAACGCAACTcctgaaaacacaaaaaaacaacaaattattattgatttgcaagaaagaaaaggatttAGACAAAGTACTGATTCCAAAAAACACAACAagatacagtacagtacagtaactaTCTCCAAGTGGATAACATTGCCTCACATTCACGAAGTGATTGATGCTTGATCCCGGTTCAATTTACTTTCCATATTTGTCCATAATACGGACATCCTGGAGCTGGTTCCGAGGGTATCTGATTTAGAGAGAATGGACTGTATTCTTCTGAGACTGAAGCCTAGAGCCGCTCAATTTCATCATACATCCCTTATATGCGAGCTGCAGTCTGTAGCTGGATATGGGATTTGGGTCTACATAAGAAACCCCTCACAACATGTCACCTCCCCTCAGcaacttcaaaaataagtaCTTACCATGCGCCCCACAAAAACTCTTGTTAAAGCCCTGCGTGTTTATAGAAGTTACATTTTTAGCATCGGTGCCATGAAATAGCTGTCGTTCATTATTTCCTCCGTTGTCTTGGtccattttttgttttctcaccaCATAAGACTGATAAAGATGGGGATTTTGAACTCGCTCGATTTTCTGAATATTGAATCCCTGGGCAGTTAAATGAAATTTGCTGGCTACAGTTTGGTACTCAGAGGACCCTACGGCGAGTGGTACCAAGTGCACAGTCCTACCATGGTAAGGCATTGGATC is a window of Montipora foliosa isolate CH-2021 chromosome 5, ASM3666993v2, whole genome shotgun sequence DNA encoding:
- the LOC138003207 gene encoding protein mono-ADP-ribosyltransferase PARP15-like, which translates into the protein MSREKDCSTAVTLGISLPKHWDPMPYHGRTVHLVPLAVGSSEYQTVASKFHLTAQGFNIQKIERVQNPHLYQSYVVRKQKMDQDNGGNNERQLFHGTDAKNVTSINTQGFNKSFCGAHGVAFGRGVYFARDASYSVGYAGGGAGSRYMYLARVLVGQCCVGNSAMIVPPPKNPSIPEILYESVVDNTGNPTIFVVFYDSQCYPEYLITFK